DNA sequence from the Cronobacter turicensis z3032 genome:
GCGGCTGAGCTGACGGAAATCGATATCTTCTTCGTCGTCGTATTCATCTTCGATTTCGCCGACGATGAGCTCCAGAATATCTTCGATAGTCACGAGCCCGGATACGCCGCCGAATTCGTCAATCACGATAGCCATGTGATAACGCTGGGAGCGGAACTCTTTCAGCATCCGGTCAACCCGTTTGCTTTCCGGCACGACAACCGCCGGGCGCAGCACTTTATCCATGCTGAAGGCTTCGGCATCGCTGCGCATAAAAGGCAGCAGATCCTTGGCCATCAAAATCCCTTCAATGTGATCTTTATCTTCGCTGATCACCGGAAAACGCGAATGCGCCGATTCGATAATGACGTCGAGACATTCATCGATGCTTTGGTTGCGTTTCAGGGTGACCATCTGAGAGCGGGGGATCATGATGTCGCGGACGCGCTGGTCGGCAATATCCATTACCCCTTCGAGCATGTCGCGCGTATCCTGGTCGATAAGCTCGTTTTGCTCGGAATCACGGATAAGCTCAAGCAGTTCGTCACGGTTTTTCGGTTCACCGTGGAACAGCTGGCTTAAGAGGAGGGAGAAAAATCCCTTTTTATTAAGTGAGTCGCTACTGTGTGAGTTGTCGTCGCTCATGGCGTTAGTTCAGGGTTCTCATGTTGGTTGATGTATCGCTCGCGGCGGAAAAGGCACGCCGCGGCGGTAGAAATCACTGGCGGCAACGGAGCGCCGCACAGATTACGCTTTCTCGGCAATGTACGGATCGTCAAAGCCCAGGGCAAGCATTATCTCGGTTTCGATGCCTTCCATCTCTTCGGCTTCGTCATCCTCGATATGGTCATAACCCAAAAGATGCAGGCTGCCATGCACCACCATGTGCGCCCAGTGGGCTGCCAACGGCTTTTCCTGTTCACGCGCTTCGCGCTCCACCACCTGACGACAGATGATCAGATCGCCAAGCAGCGGCATCTCGATGCCAGGCGGCGCTTCGAACGGGAACGACAGCACGTTGGTGGGTTTGTCCATACCACGATAAGTCAGATTTAAGTCATGACTTTCCGCTTCATCCACCAGACGCACCGTGACTTCTGATTCTTCCTGAAATTGCGGCACGACGGCATTCAGCCATGTCTGAAACTGCGCCTCGTCCGGCAAACCGGAGGTGTCTTCGCAGGCCACCTGCAAATCAAGGATAACCTGGCTCATTTACTCTCCTGCGCGCCAGCGGCCAGCGCCTGGGCTTCACGTTTACGTTCTGCGGCCTGTTCGGCTTTCCGTTTCTG
Encoded proteins:
- the corC gene encoding Magnesium and cobalt efflux protein corC; translation: MSDDNSHSSDSLNKKGFFSLLLSQLFHGEPKNRDELLELIRDSEQNELIDQDTRDMLEGVMDIADQRVRDIMIPRSQMVTLKRNQSIDECLDVIIESAHSRFPVISEDKDHIEGILMAKDLLPFMRSDAEAFSMDKVLRPAVVVPESKRVDRMLKEFRSQRYHMAIVIDEFGGVSGLVTIEDILELIVGEIEDEYDDEEDIDFRQLSRHTWTVRALASIEDFNDTFGTQFSDEEVDTIGGLVMQAFGHLPARGETIDIDGYQFKVAMADSRRIIQVHVRMPENSPQPKLED
- a CDS encoding Putative metalloprotease ESA_02677 produces the protein MSQVILDLQVACEDTSGLPDEAQFQTWLNAVVPQFQEESEVTVRLVDEAESHDLNLTYRGMDKPTNVLSFPFEAPPGIEMPLLGDLIICRQVVEREAREQEKPLAAHWAHMVVHGSLHLLGYDHIEDDEAEEMEGIETEIMLALGFDDPYIAEKA